Proteins encoded by one window of Chanos chanos chromosome 7, fChaCha1.1, whole genome shotgun sequence:
- the mrpl39 gene encoding large ribosomal subunit protein mL39, whose protein sequence is MSCRTACQMLQRRLTSTAAATRLSAAEVRSQRSALFSKEQARQRSLYPRIEKIEVQMEGPGLQGTLLVMNKGMSTPHSCARHLTEWHVNSAALALVDGKPWHVHRPLTHSCSMTLLTFKDNDPQLVNQAYWRSCSALLGQVLDGAFKDEFSVELLKIPEVPVTSGAFCCDLVLDPQLDSWKPSEENLRSFTREAHQLIHKDLPWEPLEVLPSVALEVFSHSRCKQQEVEELAAESSSGTVTLYRCGEHVLLSGGPLVARTGLCYQYEVAAIHTVGEGQWGLHRRAQGLSLPTNLTAHHTVWRKLRRRAEKLVELPTSSTSETVTPPITSQAEVELPQTTPPLAQQ, encoded by the exons ATGTCTTGTAGGACGGCGTGTCAGATGCTGCAGCGTC GCCTGACGTCTACTGCGGCTGCTACTCGTCTCTCTGCTGCCGAGGTGCGCAGTCAGAGAAGCGCTCTTTTCTCCAAGGAGCAGGCACGCCAGCGGTCTCTGTATCCCCGCATAGAGAAGATAGAAGTGCAGATGGAGGGACCCGGTCTGCAGGGCACCCTCCTCGTCATGAATAAAGGAATGTCCACCCCACACAGCTGTGCACGGC ACCTGACTGAGTGGCACGTAAACAGTGCGGCTCTCGCTCTTGTTGACGGGAAGCCATGGCATGTTCATCGTCCTCTCACCCACTCCTGCTCCATGACCCTCCTCACCTTTAAAGACAACGACCCTCAACTGGTCAATCAG GCATACTGGAGATCATGTTCAGCACTCCTTGGCCAGGTTCTTGATGGTGCCTTTAAGGATGAGTTCAGTGTGGAGCTGCTTAAGATTCCAGAAGTGCCAG TTACATCAGGTGCGTTCTGTTGTGATCTGGTGCTGGACCCTCAGTTAGACTCTTGGAAACCTTCAGAG GAAAACCTGCGCTCTTTCACCCGTGAAGCCCACCAGCTTATCCACAAAGACCTGCCCTGGGAGCCACTGGAAGTATTGCCCTCTGTTGCCTTGGAGGTCTTTTCACACAGCAG GTGTAAGcagcaggaggtggaggagttgGCTGCCGAAAGCTCCAGTGGTACAGTTACACTATATAG GTGTGGAGAACACGTGTTGCTGAGTGGGGGCCCTCTAGTGGCCAGAACTGGTCTGTGCTACCAGTATGAGGTGGCAGCCATACACACAGTAGGAGAGGGCCAGTGGGGCCTTCATCGCAGAGCCCAGGGCCTGTCTTTACCCACCAATCTGACA gctcaTCACACAGTGTGGAGGAAGCTgagaaggagagcagagaaGCTG GTGGAGCTCCCCACGTCTTCGACCAGTGAGACAGTGACCCCACCCATTACATCACAGGCTGAGGTGGAGCTTCCTCAGACAACACCTCCTTTGGCCCAGCAGTGA